ATTACCGTTGATGGACATTGATTCGTTTGCAAGAGCTAGCGTACCGCCGGTAATACTTAAATCGCCAGTTACACGTATTGAGTCATTGAGCGTTATCACTTGACCTGTTTTGGAAATTGTCAAATCAGCAAAATTGGTCGATCCTGTTAAACTCTGTGCGGCAGTGGTAGAGTTAAATATTACATCACCAGTTGTTGTACTCAAAACAGTGGATAGGCCATTATTTAACCAGTTTCCGGCCACTGTAATGTCATTGCTTGATTGTGTAATAATAGAAGCTGAACTCGTAATGGTCAGATTGCCGGTCGTAGTAATCGGCTTACCTAACGTTTTAGCCGTATTATTATCAAATATCAAGTGGTGGAAATTCAGAGTAGCTGCAACGCTATTGGCGCCAAGGCTTTGCGAACCTGTAGAACCATTAAAATAAACCGTACCGGTGCCGTGTGTAAAAGAACCATTAAGTTCATAATCGTCTTTTATTTCAATAGTATTATTATTCGTTGCAAGGGTCGTCGCTTGTCCCAATGTACTTGCCGCACCAACGGTTAAGGAATTAACAGTAGTATAACCTGCCAGAGTTTTTGTTCCACCACTATCAATAACTAGATTATTATAGTCAGTTGGAGAAGCCGGTAAAGTATAACTTGCATTAACCCCGGCATAAATAACAGTACCACCGGTCCCTACAGTAAAGAAATCAGAACCTAGAACCGTATAAGTAGGGAATGAACCACGTTTTAATATCAAAGTCCCTGCTCCGTCTATTTCACCAAAATTATTTCCAGTCGTACTATCAATCGTCAAACGACCATTTAACGTTAATGAGGTAGACGCATCACTGTTTGTCACAGTTTTTACACCATGGCCTGAAAGAATTGTAACTGGTACTGTATTATCAGGCACAGTACCTGCTGCTGCTCCAGAACCGTCAGAATTAGCCGTCCATGTATTGGGATTTGTCCAGCTAGCCGTATCCGAATTTGCGGCAGCTGCCGTACGAGAGTACAAGGGCGGATTGAATGCGGATGCCTCGCCAGGTACCCATTCATAAGTGCCAGGTGTGAATGTCATGCTATCTTGGTGACCAAACACATCGCCTGCTGAGCTCTCAAAGCCATTGGAAGGAGTTAACCATGGGCTTGATCCTGCCCAATAGCGCGGAACATAGTTGGTTTCAGTACCTTGAGCTTCTGCATTGTTATAGTAGAACGACTGTAGGAGTTTGACGTTTGTAAATGAGGTTACATCTACTGTCCAATATTGATCAAGTGCTTTAGAAGGCACAATAATATTCGGATTAGCACCAGATACAGCGCGAACAGCGATATTACCCGTACCAGTACGAGTTCCAAAAGTCATCACCGCAGGAAGATAATACGAACCGTAACCGATCGGGAAAGTAAACGATGCTACAACAGGTGCTGCTGCAAGATTTTTAATAATCTGCGGACCACCTAATGCTCCTGTTTGAATAATACAACGGGAAGCACTAAATGAGCCCGAACCTGCGCTTACCGTTGCAGAAGTATCGATAGTCAGTGCATTACTACCGGTTAAAATAATGTTCCCATCATTTGACATTGTCAGTGAATTTTTTACAGTTACCGGTGTTTCTAATCTCAGATTTTGAGATGCCGCCTTAGTAAGAGTCAGGTTCCGGAAAGCAATGGCATTTGAACCACCTATCGTATCTGTAGCAGTTGTCCCAGTAAAAGTAATTGTATTCGCAGGCGTAGTCCATGTACCAAAATTTCGCAACGATCCACCAATTTCAATATTATTCGTACCTATAGTAAATGTTCCGCTCTTGATGTAGAGCTTGTTACCTACGCCCCATTGAGTTGCTGATAAGATAACTGAACCTGTTCCGTTAACTATAACGTTGTATAGACGCATACGCATTTGACTACTAACCGTCTGTGTACCACTTCCATTTAAGATTAGATCGCCCGAAAACGGAATAAAATTTGTACTATCAGCGCCGGTTCCTGTAAAAGTCAAGTTACCACCGACCGTCAGAGAATAGTTGTTTGAAGTCAAGCTGATACCGCAATCTTGATTAACGGTGAGATTTCCTTTTACGATGGTATTACCTGCTAACAATCTATTCGTTATTGCTGTTCCGCCGGCCCTAGTTATTGATAAATTTCCATAGCCACCGCCGTTAGTGCCATTGAGTGCGCCAATCGTCTGAGCTCCGTTCATAATATACGACACCAAGCTCGTATTACTAAACGAGTACGTCGCGTAGTTTGAAGGAAAATTAGTAAGATTGCGAACAACAAGAGTCGTCGTAGCATCCATCGTAAATGATCCGCCTGATGTTGAACGATTAAGCGTAAATGTATTTAAGTCCAATGTATCGCCTGCGGACGTACCATCTATATATAAATTTCCTGATAATGCAACATTAGCTGTCAATATCTTTGCCTGTGTTCCGCTAATGATGAGCGAATGATAAGTCGTTTGAGCAGGTAGACTGTATCTTGTAGTTCCACCAAAATTTACTACACCGCCATCACTACCGACAAATCCCGCTGAAAGTGAGGGTAAATTGCTGCCAGAAGTGGTATGTATTGTACCTTTTCCAGTAACACCAGAGCCTAGCGAAATGGTCTGTGCACCCATGCTCAATGTCGCAGCTGAGTCTATTTGAAGGCTAGCTGCTTGAGACGAGCCTGTTAAGGTGACCGTATGATGATTTCGTATGACGACTGGGTTTGTTGAACCAGGAATATTACCTCCACTCAATCCTTGCCCAACAACTGAGACAAAGGATGCCGAATCGCCAGACCAAGCGCTAGTACCAGAAAGAGCTGTCGCAGCGTCACTCCAATTCATACTACCGCCAATCACTCCGGAATTCCAACTATAAAAAGTGACTGGATTACTAAAGGAATAACCAGCGGTAAACGAAGCACTTGATAAATTAGCAGAAGTTGCGTCTGTAAAATACGATGGAGTTGATCCAAAACGAACGCTATCTGTAACTCCAGCGGCCCAAGATGATCCGTTATATCTCTGTGGTAAGTAAGAGGACTCCGTTCCAACGATATCCGATTCGTCATAGATATAAGTATGCAACAATGTCGGTGCGCTTGTAAAGCCAGATGTCGTCGTAACCCAATACATGCTTAGTGCCGAGGCTGCATTAGAGTTAGGGTGTGCACCGCCTACAACTTTTACATTGATTGTACCGGTACCGGGTGAGCCACTACTTATATCTATATTCGCAGGAACATAATATCCTGAAATACCTATTGGAAAAAGCATTCCAGAGGTAGTTGTGTTGGGATACGAGCGGGTCACACCAAGCGAGGAGGTAGTGCTATCAATGACAATCATACGCGTAGCGCTAAATGCAGCACCGGCACCCCCATCTTGGATTGCCGAAGCACTCGTGCTAAGAATGGTTAGCGATCCCTGGCCTATATTAAAGAGTCCATTACTAAGGCGTAAAGTATCTTCAATTGTTAGGCTTGCTCCGGTTGCCAAAGTTAGGCTTGCGTTCGCCGTGGTCTTACTGACCGCAACAACACTAAGTCTTGCATTGCCTGTGATCGTCTGATTAAAATTATCCGTCGTCGTAAAAGTAAGTCGGTTATCATTTGTCGTCGCATCAAACACACCGGAAGAAATTGTCAGATCACGAGCAATATTGAGATGTGTCCCAGATGCAAGGCGCACAGTATCGCTATTGGTATTACTGATAGTAAGCGAACGTAAATTTACCGTCCCGCCATAATTGAAAACTTGAGGACGAGTTTGGTTGGTTAATCCGCTTCCATTGAATATTAATACGGAATTACCTGTTGATTGTTGAGTCGTGTTAAAACCCATGCTCAACGTACCATTTTGCCTTATAAAAGAACCCCCAATAACTAGATTATGTTGTTGCGCATTCAAACTTGCAAGACTACTCACATAGAATTGCCCACCGATATTTAATGTAAAATCATTCAAAACCGTGCAGTTCGTCGCGGCGGAATTGGATCCACCTATATTTGCCGTATAACTTGTACCAGCTCCAATGATAAGATTCCAGAAAGGTGCATCAGAATGAACGACACAGTTAAAATTGCCTGTAAAATTAGAAGTGAGGATTTGAACTGTACCGCCACTCACACTGTAATTTGAACCGACTAAAATCAACAAGCCTCTACCATTGCTTGAAGCGCCTCGACGGACAACGTTCAACGTACCGCCTGACATGGTAAATACGCCGGTAGTACTACGAAGTGTAAAATCGGATACACCATAAGCCGTACTATTGGCACTTTCAGCCTGATATCTTGATACACTCACAGTTCCTGCACTCTGCGTATAATTCAATGGTTGAACATTAGCGGTCGGATCAGAAAGCGGTCTAATTTTCCCTGCAACAGTAAGCGTTCCTCCACTAACATTTATTGCTGGCACCACCCCCAAACCATTCGCAGTATCATAACTTATATCACATGTATTGGTACCTCCTGCGGAAACACCCACATTCACCGTACCATTTGAAATTTGCAAAGTTCCGTATAATTTCAAGCTGTTACTTCCACTACTGTTATCCAACGTCAATGTTGCATTGGAATTGTCAACCCACAAACGGGCAGAGGCCGGTATCGTGTAGTCATTTCCAGTAGATATCGTATAGGGAAAATTGAATGAACCAGCTAAACGCAGGGTGCCGCTTGTCAAAGTCAACGCTTTATTAACTGCGCTTACGGAACCGTTGATCGTAGGAGCATTCGTTAGATTTAGTGTCAAAACAGGGGTTTGCGACGTTCCTTTGTTTACAATAAGTCGGTTAAATGTCGTCGTTCCGGAGCCAGTGATAGCTGCGTCCGACGAACCTGTAAAAGTAACATTGCAAACATTAGTACCATTGACCATGTTAAAAGTACCATTATTGATCAAACTATCTCCAATGGATAAAGCATGCGTGAGGCTTCCGGTAGATGAACCGATACTAATCGTACCTGAATTTTCGACATCGCCGGATACAGATATCGTTCTGGCGTTTAATGAACCTCGGAGCTGGAGAATGGCCGATGCATGGGACACGCGTAGGTCACCGCCGATCGTAACATTACCCGATGCGCTACTATCAAAGTATACCGTCTGAGCTGCATTAAGCGTCATATTTCCTGAAATTGATAATGTCGTATTCGGCATCGTACGATCACCAGCACCCGAATTTGTTATTGTCAGATTATTGTAAGTTGTTGGGCTTGATGGTAACGTATACGATCCAACACCTGAATAAGCAACCGTTCCACCTGAAGAACCCAAAAATGAACTCCAATCACCAGACGGGAATGTAGGTGGCGTCGATGTACTCGAACGCAATATCAGCGTACCCGTACCTGATGAAACACCAAAATTAGATCCAGTAATTCCAGGGTTGATATCCAACTGTGCTCCAGACTGTATTTCCATACTTGCAGAAGTAAGGTTATTATTATTTACATAGACGATATGACCAGAACCAATCACAACAGGTCGGCTTGAGCCTGGAGTAGTTCCTGCAGCAGAGCCACCTACACCCGTAGTGGACCACGTGTTGGGGTCTGTCCAATTTCCGGTTTGACGTGAATAGTACGTCAAAACTGAACCAAAATCTGCCGGTTCACCTGCCGTATAATCACCTGTAATATAACTAACACCATTAAAATAGATGGTGTCTGTAGCATTACCATCGGATACGGCAGTTACGTCATTGATACGTGTCCAAGTCGTCGGTGTGTATTTAGCCGGGATATACGCGCTTTCCGTTCCACGTCCGGATTGATCTGCATCCACGTAAGCGAACTTGGAGTTCACAACCGGGGATGCGATTGTTGTTGACGCAATCCAGTAATAAGCCAATTCCAAGTTAGTGGGGTCCGTAGTGACAGGATGCGCACTATTGATCGGCTTTAAAGTGACGTTACCAAGTACGGCCGCTGTCGTTAAATCAATAGTTGCCGGCGTATATTTACCTGATACACCAAATGGCCATGTAAACGAACCTGTGCTGCCGTATGGCTTAACCATGCCGTCGTCGGATGTGCTTCCGTTAGTTGTAATATAACGTGCAGGCGACGACGCACTGATATTGGTAAAAAACGGTGTCATTTTGCTGCCCATTGTGAGCGTATTAGCACCGATGTGCAAAATACGATCATCCGCAGCCGCCGAAGCTTCAAAAAGCAATGAATCATTGATAGTAAAATCGGACGCCGCTGTCACGGTTACATCGGTTCCTGAAACGCCAAATATCGAAAGACGGTTGATCGTTCCCGAGCCGTCGCCGGTGATCGTATGTGTCGTGGCGCTATCCAAACGAATAAAGCCCGTACCACTATGCGTACCATTAACACGTAAATTTCCAGATACGATGGCTTCAAAACCACCGTCGGCCAAGGTTGACCCCGACTCAATAACCAAACTATCTATAATACGGCCGGTTGTTGGTAAATTGGCATGCATGGTTAGTGTATTTCCGCTGGTCATATTGACCTTAAGATGTTTTTTACCTGTACCCGACCATTCACCGGCAGCTGTGTTTTTGCTTGTACCGATGTATTCGATCGTATAATCATTTCCGCCAAGATTATTGGATGCCGTCATAGTGCCTGCATCACGTTTAATCGTAGAGCCGCTGGCCATAGTCAGATTGGAACCAGCCGCTAAGGTCGCCGACGTCAAAAGCAAAGTCCCGCGTACCGTTTGAGACGAATTCATCTGTTTGGTTCCGTTGCCGGAAATAGTAAGGTTTCCGAACTGAGCAGAACCACCGGCATCAACCACAGTTGTACCTGTGCTTGCACCATCATACATCACTGTACTAGTGGAAGCAAGAGTATAGGAATTGAACCCCTGAGGAAAATAATCAAAGTTCTGAACACTGCTGATACGTAATGTACCGGAGGAACCGATTTCCATACCAGCCACGCCTGATCCGTCATAATCAATACGATTTCTATTTTGACGGAACTCACCGGCACGTATAACCAAACTATCATTCACTGTGAGCACCGAGTCATGCGAACCGCCGGAATTCTGAAGCGTAAGTGAAACATGACGGTTACTGCCGTTTGGGTTATTGATCAAGAATTTACCGTAAGGATTAGAACCTCCAAAATCAGCGAGGGTAATATCAAAACCATCACTGGAACCGTCTTCAGAAGCACTACCATCGCCAAAGGATGTCGTTCCTTGAAATACTACATCAGTTACTTCATTAAGTGCTGTGGGTAAACCGGAAAGCTGATTCGCAGCTACAGTTGTTCCACCGACCGTAGCCTGCCCGTTCACCTGCAGCGCAACACCGGTTCCTGAGTACGGATTGGGGTTTACAAGCGTGATCGTGCCTCCTGTAAAGTTGACAACACCGCGTTGGAGTAATAAAATTGAATTTGTACCGGTCAGATCCTGGGAACCAGTAGGATTGATATACAGATTACCACCGGACATTTCGAACCGCCCCGTGGGGTCTAGTAATGTGATACGGCCGTTGAGGTACAAAAGGCCGCTTCTGATTTCAAGTTTATTGTAGGCGTCTATTGCTGCCGTATCAAAGTTCGGAATATTATCGTTATCCGCCTGGATATTGACAACCGAATTACCATCGCCGACATAAACAGAACCGCCATCAACGATAAAAGCTGTTGTATCGCCCGGATCGGCCGTATTAAAAGTTATGGTGTTTGTACCGCTGCTCGCCACCAAGCCGATATTCAATGTACCACCCTGTACATATACAGAATCGCCGGTATTCACAACAAGCGATCCGGTTACATTGATCTTTCCGCCGAACATATGAAGCTTTGATCCCCCGGCAAGCCCGTTTGCGTTTCCAATTAAACGCATATTGCTTTTATTGCCGCCGCCTACTTGCACATGACCATCGGAATACACATACATCTTATTCCCGGTGCCATCTAGATCAAACAAATTCAACGTCGTCGGCGTAGGCAATTCAGCAGCCAAATTAGGCGCTACAATAATACCCGCCGAACTGTCCGCCCCGGAACCGTCACCAACGTTTATTCGCACATTACTTGCAACGTTAAACAAATTTCCGGCAGTAATAGACGTCAGGGACGGGTTTGCACACAAAACCAAATAGCCATCCTGAACATCTAATATTGAATTTCCAGTCATAAAAAAAGTCACATTTCCACCGGTAGCATTCACGGTATTGACATTCCGGCCAAACTCCAGTCGCCCGCCGCCTCGGATAATCAGCGTATCTGAACCGCCTGTAACATTACCTAAGTTGATCCACGTCGGATTCGTACTCAAAACGTCCAAAGAATCTCCGACATAAACCGTTCCACCGTTTATATCTAACTTGAAAGGGACATTAGCGGTCGCAGCTGTGATTTCGCCTTTAACATTAAATACTGTTGTCGAACCGGACACTAACAGGGACGGTGAGGCTCCCACAAATGTTTGGTCCGCCACAAAATCACCCACTGTGTCCCTCCCTAAGAGAACCTGTGCACCATTTGTAAAACTATGTGCGCTTCCACCACGGAGAAAATATACCGTTCCTGCGGTCGTTCTGCCGTAGCCTAATCGAACTGTAGCTGCGTCAACGGTACCTGATACGGTAGTGGAAACGTTATTTCCAGACACCAAGCGCCCGGCATAAACTTGTGTGGAAGCCCCGGATATATTAAAAGAACCGCCATTATCAAACCGAATATCACCAAAAATACCATCATTACCTACGTACAAGCGACCACCGTTTGACATTGTCAAAGACGCGGAAGAGCCGCCGGATGCTAAACTTTGAAAAGCAGCCGTATTTGTACCTTGAGAAACGCGTACGATACCTCCATCTATAACCAAAGCTCCCGTCAGAGTCGCT
The genomic region above belongs to bacterium and contains:
- a CDS encoding T9SS type A sorting domain-containing protein, which gives rise to MRKSLLHVIALLVSVAANVVAQDVFTLNATGTWTTGGNWVITRDGNNPGTNTYPGQSTVNDSPDGADIVIIPAGTFRTVSINAVSPTIGGLSIVNGKVNMSSNNTNVILTVVDSVHIYSGSTLTDTSGNGGCDLQLAGMLFNDGTLDFETASGNTVMTFNGSGHSRIYGSGTFDLRNLVMSKTVATDSIANHSSTFSQGVDPAATAGAAIFVSGVYSHQNPDTAIFSNGAVTVGVNARVHVPQGVVKLVNSTANTTATLTGALVIDGGIVRVSQGTNTAAFQSLASGGSSASLTMSNGGRLYVGNDGIFGDIRFDNGGSFNISGASTQVYAGRLVSGNNVSTTVSGTVDAATVRLGYGRTTAGTVYFLRGGSAHSFTNGAQVLLGRDTVGDFVADQTFVGASPSLLVSGSTTVFNVKGEITAATANVPFKLDINGGTVYVGDSLDVLSTNPTWINLGNVTGGSDTLIIRGGGRLEFGRNVNTVNATGGNVTFFMTGNSILDVQDGYLVLCANPSLTSITAGNLFNVASNVRINVGDGSGADSSAGIIVAPNLAAELPTPTTLNLFDLDGTGNKMYVYSDGHVQVGGGNKSNMRLIGNANGLAGGSKLHMFGGKINVTGSLVVNTGDSVYVQGGTLNIGLVASSGTNTITFNTADPGDTTAFIVDGGSVYVGDGNSVVNIQADNDNIPNFDTAAIDAYNKLEIRSGLLYLNGRITLLDPTGRFEMSGGNLYINPTGSQDLTGTNSILLLQRGVVNFTGGTITLVNPNPYSGTGVALQVNGQATVGGTTVAANQLSGLPTALNEVTDVVFQGTTSFGDGSASEDGSSDGFDITLADFGGSNPYGKFLINNPNGSNRHVSLTLQNSGGSHDSVLTVNDSLVIRAGEFRQNRNRIDYDGSGVAGMEIGSSGTLRISSVQNFDYFPQGFNSYTLASTSTVMYDGASTGTTVVDAGGSAQFGNLTISGNGTKQMNSSQTVRGTLLLTSATLAAGSNLTMASGSTIKRDAGTMTASNNLGGNDYTIEYIGTSKNTAAGEWSGTGKKHLKVNMTSGNTLTMHANLPTTGRIIDSLVIESGSTLADGGFEAIVSGNLRVNGTHSGTGFIRLDSATTHTITGDGSGTINRLSIFGVSGTDVTVTAASDFTINDSLLFEASAAADDRILHIGANTLTMGSKMTPFFTNISASSPARYITTNGSTSDDGMVKPYGSTGSFTWPFGVSGKYTPATIDLTTAAVLGNVTLKPINSAHPVTTDPTNLELAYYWIASTTIASPVVNSKFAYVDADQSGRGTESAYIPAKYTPTTWTRINDVTAVSDGNATDTIYFNGVSYITGDYTAGEPADFGSVLTYYSRQTGNWTDPNTWSTTGVGGSAAGTTPGSSRPVVIGSGHIVYVNNNNLTSASMEIQSGAQLDINPGITGSNFGVSSGTGTLILRSSTSTPPTFPSGDWSSFLGSSGGTVAYSGVGSYTLPSSPTTYNNLTITNSGAGDRTMPNTTLSISGNMTLNAAQTVYFDSSASGNVTIGGDLRVSHASAILQLRGSLNARTISVSGDVENSGTISIGSSTGSLTHALSIGDSLINNGTFNMVNGTNVCNVTFTGSSDAAITGSGTTTFNRLIVNKGTSQTPVLTLNLTNAPTINGSVSAVNKALTLTSGTLRLAGSFNFPYTISTGNDYTIPASARLWVDNSNATLTLDNSSGSNSLKLYGTLQISNGTVNVGVSAGGTNTCDISYDTANGLGVVPAINVSGGTLTVAGKIRPLSDPTANVQPLNYTQSAGTVSVSRYQAESANSTAYGVSDFTLRSTTGVFTMSGGTLNVVRRGASSNGRGLLILVGSNYSVSGGTVQILTSNFTGNFNCVVHSDAPFWNLIIGAGTSYTANIGGSNSAATNCTVLNDFTLNIGGQFYVSSLASLNAQQHNLVIGGSFIRQNGTLSMGFNTTQQSTGNSVLIFNGSGLTNQTRPQVFNYGGTVNLRSLTISNTNSDTVRLASGTHLNIARDLTISSGVFDATTNDNRLTFTTTDNFNQTITGNARLSVVAVSKTTANASLTLATGASLTIEDTLRLSNGLFNIGQGSLTILSTSASAIQDGGAGAAFSATRMIVIDSTTSSLGVTRSYPNTTTSGMLFPIGISGYYVPANIDISSGSPGTGTINVKVVGGAHPNSNAASALSMYWVTTTSGFTSAPTLLHTYIYDESDIVGTESSYLPQRYNGSSWAAGVTDSVRFGSTPSYFTDATSANLSSASFTAGYSFSNPVTFYSWNSGVIGGSMNWSDAATALSGTSAWSGDSASFVSVVGQGLSGGNIPGSTNPVVIRNHHTVTLTGSSQAASLQIDSAATLSMGAQTISLGSGVTGKGTIHTTSGSNLPSLSAGFVGSDGGVVNFGGTTRYSLPAQTTYHSLIISGTQAKILTANVALSGNLYIDGTSAGDTLDLNTFTLNRSTSGGSFTMDATTTLVVRNLTNFPSNYATYSFSNTSLVSYIMNGAQTIGALNGTNGGGYGNLSITRAGGTAITNRLLAGNTIVKGNLTVNQDCGISLTSNNYSLTVGGNLTFTGTGADSTNFIPFSGDLILNGSGTQTVSSQMRMRLYNVIVNGTGSVILSATQWGVGNKLYIKSGTFTIGTNNIEIGGSLRNFGTWTTPANTITFTGTTATDTIGGSNAIAFRNLTLTKAASQNLRLETPVTVKNSLTMSNDGNIILTGSNALTIDTSATVSAGSGSFSASRCIIQTGALGGPQIIKNLAAAPVVASFTFPIGYGSYYLPAVMTFGTRTGTGNIAVRAVSGANPNIIVPSKALDQYWTVDVTSFTNVKLLQSFYYNNAEAQGTETNYVPRYWAGSSPWLTPSNGFESSAGDVFGHQDSMTFTPGTYEWVPGEASAFNPPLYSRTAAAANSDTASWTNPNTWTANSDGSGAAAGTVPDNTVPVTILSGHGVKTVTNSDASTSLTLNGRLTIDSTTGNNFGEIDGAGTLILKRGSFPTYTVLGSDFFTVGTGGTVIYAGVNASYTLPASPTDYNNLVIDSGGTKTLAGYTTVNSLTVGAASTLGQATTLATNNNTIEIKDDYELNGSFTHGTGTVYFNGSTGSQSLGANSVAATLNFHHLIFDNNTAKTLGKPITTTGNLTITSSASIITQSSNDITVAGNWLNNGLSTVLSTTTGDVIFNSTTAAQSLTGSTNFADLTISKTGQVITLNDSIRVTGDLSITGGTLALANESMSINGNISNAGSITHSSGTVHFTGNSTQTLNGAGSASLNNVTVNGSSNTVAANANYDVTGNLRVVAGTFAPSASDAYYNVDSLIVHSGGTFDGANLTATWLSGSFRNHGTLTALADTTVFRATAAGLTVTGGPTFENLRIIDSGRVTLSSNTSVSDELQLVGGFIVTGSNSLILTKTATDPVTGGDSLSFVDGNVVITWPASQTYVARTFPTGNALYRFFRPIEIAASTDATPPTVRTSLAHSSANAGTLNGGLVKVSDIRYHTVTRTAGNDFTGSDLTARLVYARRAISDFASVEANLRVARSTDFSTWDNIGGVGVDTLESATTDGDTAGYILSNATSLAGLNSPTYFTLGTTTFDNSLPVELAYFRATTTDGQIRVEWRTESETENAYWLIQRREVNDEEAEHYRSTGKLSNANAQYQTVSSIEGQGTKASATDYNYLDKSAETGKMYAYRISDVGYDGTVTAHNVVVVSMDMPRTFALKSNYPNPFNPTTTIRYELPVSAKVTIKVYNILGQEVTTLVDADQTSGFQKVVWNGLNKYNQQVASGVYIYRMIAVSKDGKQSFTQTKKMMMLK